CTACGATTAACTCTTTCATACGACTTCTTTGTGCCTTGAAATATCATGAAGCACTTATTATGGACAGTGTATAATCACTCCTTAGTCAGTGTTCGCTATTGAGTATGTTTTAGATCTGGTAGCTGCCGAGGTAGGATTTAATATCTTGAAAGGTATAAAAAGAGAACTATTTCTTATGAGTTTGCCAATCCCGTTGGTTCAAAATACTCATCCTTTCCTCAAACAAACAAGAATCAATAATGACCATCTCCAGTCAAAATCAAGCACCTCTAGGCCTTTTTGGACTGAGGATGCTGCTCGCCATTCCAAACAATGGAGCCTGTATACGATTTCACCAATGTCGGCTAGAAAACTTAGTCAGAAGATCAACTCTGATTCGTGGTTTTCCGTGGTCAAACATCCACAAGCTCCAATTACCAACCACTCATTGAACTTGCCGCTTAGCAGTGgtgtcaaagaagagattacCAGGGCTCGCAAAATTAGGATCTATCCGACCAATTCCCAGAGAGAAACGCTCAAAAAGTGGTTTGGGTGCCAGCGTTACATATACAATAGAGCGTAGATAAAAGATCTACGCCAGACTTTGCTTAACAGAGATACTAATATTCTAGAACCTCAAGAGCAGTGGCTTAACGACTATAATTACGATTTGAAAGACGAAGCCCTTCgtgatttggtcaaaaacTTCAGTTGTAATATGGTGAAGTTCAAGAGGACGGGGGTGCCTTTTaagttgaagttcaagGCAAAAAAGGCACCGGTTCAAACTATTTCAGTGCTGAAAAAGCACTGGAACAAGGGAGCGAAATCTTTCTATGGACCAATATTCTCGCCCTCGAAGATACGTGGCGCAGAGTCACTTCCAGAGGAATTGCCAGCAGATTCGAGGCTCCAAAGGACAAGGAACAATTAATATTACATGATTGTTCCTATGGTTGGTGAAGAAATCCCTAGAAAAAGCCACGCAGAAAAGTTTATATTTATTGATCCCGGGGTCAGAACTTTCCTAATAGGATATGACTCTAGTCAGACTGTGGTTGAGATTGGTAAAGACGCGGTCGTACGCATCGAGAAGCTTAAGCGCCGCCGACGGCAATTGCAGTCAAAACTTGCCAAGCTCAGGATatgcacaagaagaggcaaAACCATCGGAAAGCCTTACACAGGCTGGACGGAAAGATTTCGCATATTGTTCAGGATATGCACAAGAAATCGGCcctcttcttgtgcaaGTCTTATAACAAtatttttcttcccaaGTTGGATTACCATGAATGCACCAAGCTGACCCGAAAATCAAGGTCCAGCATGGCAACTCTCGCTCATTGTTGTTTTCACGATCgcttgacgatgaaggcAGAGCAGTTCCATAGTACTAGTATTCATGAGATTGAGGAAGATTACACGTCGAAGACTTGTTCTAGTTGTGgaaatttgaaggatgaCCTTGGCTCCGCCAAAGTATATAGCTGTATAAAGTGTTCCTCGGTTTTCGACAGGGACTTCAACGCAGCAAAGAACATCATGCTCAAGTATATCTGtgagcatttgatggcaagtggtgagtcttccatttcttctgctcTAAGTACAGAAAATGGTCGACTGGCCAGGAAGCATCATGGCGCCTGATGCTTCCTGGCCCCTTCGTACGCTAGTACGTACTTGTAAGTCTCTCGTGGATTCTCCCAGGCGCGCTAAGAAACGAAAAGTACTGGAACAAGGGAAAGAAGTCGTTTCACAGCGACATATACTCATTTTTTGGCATGCGTGGCGCAGAGCCAGTTCCAGAGGAATTGCCACGAGGCACCAACCCACCGACAATGCGAGCCCAATGTGCATTCCCAGGATGCCATAGCGCGATCATCGAGATCACCGAACCGCGCACAGCCCAATTACCACCCGATGCACTCGAATCCTTCCAATTAATGCAGAGACCAGATTCCAAACTCGGCCAGTTCGTGATCGTGGACGATGTGTGGGATTTCGACAACATCGGAGTCTCAAAGGACCTTCCGAACCAATCCAAGCCCATCGAAGTTTCATTCAACTGGAATAACAAGCACTATTCCGTCGATCGCTGTATCAAGTACCTGATATGCGCCGACTGCGATCGGGGACCAATCGGCGTAGTCGTCCAcaccaaagaaaaccaaCAATTGTACATACTAAGCCTAGATTCTACGTCCAGTAAATAGACTACAAGCCACACCAACTCACTCACCCACCCCcatctcatctcttcaACCACCTACTACTCTACACTGAT
Above is a window of Torulaspora delbrueckii CBS 1146 chromosome 6, complete genome DNA encoding:
- the TDEL0F01140 gene encoding uncharacterized protein yields the protein MHKKRQNHRKALHRLDGKISHIVQDMHKKSALFLCKSYNNIFLPKLDYHECTKLTRKSRSSMATLAHCCFHDRLTMKAEQFHSTSIHEIEEDYTSKTCSSCGNLKDDLGSAKVYSCIKCSSVFDRDFNAAKNIMLKYICEHLMASGESSISSALSTENGRLARKHHGA
- the DSS4 gene encoding guanine nucleotide exchange factor DSS4 (similar to Saccharomyces cerevisiae DSS4 (YPR017C); ancestral locus Anc_8.119), with product MRAQCAFPGCHSAIIEITEPRTAQLPPDALESFQLMQRPDSKLGQFVIVDDVWDFDNIGVSKDLPNQSKPIEVSFNWNNKHYSVDRCIKYLICADCDRGPIGVVVHTKENQQLYILSLDSTSSK